The window TTTGGTTTGGATAGTTCATAACTCACGTGTGTATTCCACTTTTCCCTCTACAGTCACTTTTATTGACAAGTCAGCGCAGTTGGAGTCTTCCTTAAGAGCATAATAAGCCTTTGCCACCTACagtaacaaaagaaaataatcccCATCATATAAATAGAACATGTATATGGAATGTcaccataaaacatggaaacccaaTTTGTGTGTACAAAActtggagtcagtaagattgtaagatttgaatgtttttgaacaaagtgccttatatgctcaccaaggctgcatttttaaaatgaaaaatacagtaaaaacagtaatactataaaatattatcacaatttaaaacaactgtttttctATGAGTATAGTTAAAgccatttattcctgtgatggcaaaactgaatttttagcatcattactccagtcttgtcacaggatccttcagaaatcattctaatatgctgatttggtgctcaagaaatctTTTCAAAcattatcagtgtttttgatcaatgtaatgcattttttttaaaaagcctaCTGACCCCATATATACACACTATGGAAATGTTTGTTAAACTTCTTACTTTCAATTTAACTTTTCCTTCTCCGGAAAGGTTTACATCTATTTCATTTCCTACTAGTCTCTGAAAAGACAAAAGATGATAAACAGATCAGAAGGAGAAAATATGTGGAAACTAATATAACTAAGTCATAATGAAACAATGTTGTTAAGAATGTGTAAACTTACAGTGACACCTGGAGGACAACAGGCCAAATTACAGTAGCTCCTCAGTGTccccacctctctctctctctctctctctagcccCCCATGTTAATGTATAGTaggtgtgtgtatctgtgtttgCCATGGATACTTGttctttttagtcattttgttagaTTTATGTCAGTGTTTTGTGTCACTGTCCCAGTAATTCAACTACCTTTTTGAACCTAGATTCATAAATGTgaatgtgatatatatatatatatatatatatataaatcatacaTTTGTGACATTCATTCAACAGACTGATTACCTTTAATTCTTTTTccactttattttcatttttgtccaAAATCAGCTTTTCCATCTCTGATCTCCCTTGAACAGTGAACTGTGCATTGATTGCAGTGAAGGGGGCTTCAGGTATACTCAGTGCATACTCTGATAGGGCTTCCAAAGCCATGATAGTGTCCTAAAAGTGTGTTTAAACAGTGTAGTGTTAGGATTTATAATTAGCATTttataatttctatttaaatttgtatttttcagAATTAGAGTAAAATACATACAGTGCTCTGAAAAAATTCATTCAGTCTCATTAGACCCACCTGTGTTGATTTGAAACCTCCATCATAGTTCTCTTGTGAAGACAAGAAGCAGGCAGCAGAATGTGCTGTAGGTAAGTCATTATGTGCTAGTGCAGTCAGGAGAGCGTATGCGGTGGTCTCTACTGTTAACGCCACTCCAGTGGGTACACGGTAAGTTTTAGCCTCCTTTAGCAGTCGCAAATTTTCATCATCTTGCCAAACAAGACACTCTCCCGCTAATTGGGTCAGTTGAGCAGGTAAGAGGAAAGAAatcacagataataataataataataataatatacagtacatatttaaAGTTTCCAACACTTGTGGTATGATACCTGTTTTTGCAAGACTTCTGAGTTTCCCCCATGCAGACAGTGATTGAGTTCGGTCAGTGAGGCAGACAGACAAACAGTATGCCGTAATGGCCAATGCATAAGGTCTTTCAAGATCATTCACCCGCTTAAGGAGGAAGTCGGTGGCACGAGAGATGCTTTTCTTCTAATGAACATTAAaagacagtatttatttattaacacacaTAATGCCATCTTTGCCTCATCTTTGACACTAATAAAACGTACAGAATTTTACAGAAAGTATTTTTGACACATAATGGTACTCCGTACATACCATACATAAagtgtaacatttttaatgattatatctctttaaaaataactataaatatctgagaaaaaaaggaaaaagcgtttatttttagctttatttgtttttaccGAAATGCATTATGAATGTATTATGAGGGTTAAAACATTGTATACTTTCAGTAGTGCCTGAAAGTAAAGTGAACGCTTAAACCACACTTTGCAATGTGTGGCATCTGCAAACATTTTATGATAAAACTTGTCTCAGAATGAACTTATTAGCTTAAAGTTTAGCAttttgcgagagaatgcaaaaCTAATGATGAATaccttttaaatgctttttaatgaGTCAATGCAAATTTTCTTGGGGaaaacaaaagcattaaaatatcagttttccTATCATTTCCTATTTTTCCATCACCATGTCCCTTTATTGGCTTTGTAAAGTGTGGCTTaaatgtccaaatactttttaaaagccAGTGTAACTGATGCAAACACTTCTTCTTACCacatcttcttcttctttatcCAAGAAAGGGAGGGAGCGTTTAAGAGCTATCGTGATGAAAGCTGTTAAAGAGGCATCTTGCTCAGCTCCTCCAATACCTCCCTACAACAGAATCACTGGATAtcagcacatttattttaggaATGCAATTCCTGTTTATACTATTTTGCAATGTTTGACATGTTGTTTTATTAAGTGTTTGACAATGTATTCAGACCTGCATTTCTCTGTGAATGACTGGATTTGCATCGGTGAAGGACCCATCGGAGCTCTGTGTTTTAATCAGATATGTGACTGCGTCGCGGATGTCCTCCTGCGAAATGATCTTCTCTGTTGTTCCTTGCTGTTCAAGAGTTTCTATCTGTCGTTCAGCCACAAGAGACAACACTTTCACCACCAGTGCAGTCAACCTATGAGAAGTGAGAAGCCATCTAATACTTTAAATAGTTTGGGGTTCAAAATCTAAACATCTGATTTTGTTAACCAGATGTAGTAAGTGCAGCACAAAACATTTTTGCCACATCAAATTTACCAGGTACTTGTGGGATAGTTTAGCCAAGCTCCATAGGATCCATCAGgctttttgaacattaaaatcCGTTCATAAGCTgccagaataaaatataagtcaTAAATTGTGAGTCAGAGCAGAGTATAGCCTGACACAATGAATTGCTGTGGTAAATCATAGACCATATCCCTCACAGCCTCGCTGTGATTCTCTGACTAAAGTCTATTGCATTGCCTGGTTTGTGTGTTTAAATCTCTTATGTGGCATGCAGATGCACTAAACCTTGCTCAATGAAACCCAGTGCTTTGTCTCTGGATCCTGGTTCCAGTTTCAGCCAGTGCTGACTTTTGTCTAGATAGCGGATTGATAAGGCAGTAGGAGACATAAAGATCATAGTCTGCTCTCCACAGCCTTTAGGAGCCCGAATCAGATTTTCCACTTTGGATGATGAGAGTAACGGAACAGCAGAGGAATGGGCAAATTCTTCTTCtgcatacatacaaacaaatacacaaataaaaaacaactcTAAGAGCATATTACCATGAAAATTATTAGGCATGACCTCGaccaataaatgcatttaaataaggATTATCAGTAATGAAGACTCTGAAAGCATTCTCAACAACTTTAGACATGTTGCTGACCTTCTAGTTTGACAAACAGGTTGACATCTGTTTCAGGAACTGTGTTGTTTGGGAAAAATCCATTGATAAACAAGCGTTGGCCACTTCTACCTAATGAGCAGAGTTCAGGTTTTTATGAATGGTGAGGTTACTGTGCCACAAACTTTGTTAGAGATTTAATAAACCACATAATGTGAAAGTCAAACAACAGTGAACAGTCTTACCAtccatattaataaaataagtcaTCTCTTCTCTCATTTCCATTCCTTCATTCTGAGACATAAAGAGATATTAGAACCactggaaaaaacaaaaaacaaacagagcCTAATTTCCGATTCCCCTTACCTTGACCAAGAGCATCTTTTGAATGGCATCCACTCTcatgttttcttcttcttcatcttcttCAACTTCATAAAGTTCAATAATGATAGGGATTTCACCTATTTTCATGGGAACAGCAGGGAAAGTCACAGTTTCAGATGACTGTGGCTCCAGACTGATTCGGACAGCAGAAGAGGAAGATGCTGATCCCGGTGAACAAAGACCATCCACTTGTTTCATTTCCACAATGAGCTGACCATGAATGTAATGAAGAAGATATATTAATCTCAGTAATCATTAATCTACTGTATTACACTGCATAATGCAGGGACTCCTAAACTTTCTAGAAAACCCTGTAGACCTgtattagcttgttcaggtgtgtttgattaaggttggagctaaactatGCAGGAAAGTGGACCCCAGGTGCTAGAGTTGAGAACCTCTTGTATaatgtaacataaaatgtaaagatTGATTTAAATTGACTGGTTTTATTTAATAGATCATGACTACACCAttgaacacattttttaatggGCAGGtagaaatatattacttgagGTAACAACTTTTTAGTTGTTAAaagttgttaataaaagttaattgattgatttttttctttttaatttaatataaataaaaaatataatatcacgcATTAGAAAAGGTATCTATAGTAAATGCATATAGCAGTTATTATTGCTAAAGTGGTATGATTAAAAAACTTCTGGgaaacaaaaaaatagataaaagaaATCAAACAAACCTTCCTTTGCATCTTGCCGTAATTAAAAATCACAGCAACTATAGAGAGTTGTTCAAAGCGTTTGACTGAATAGGGAAGCCTCAAGGAAATAAACAATGACTTAAAAACAGTAAGGTCAAGTGGATCCGCCACACAGAAACCTGCAAACAATAAAAAGatcattaaaaagtaaaagatcaaaagtaaaatgtttaataactccttacaaaagattcaaaatgaaactacaaccaaattttaacggccatatatgtaatactgcatcatcaggtacttttcttcatttgttttgggagtgtcctatcgtcattaatctatggacacatgtaaacctggttttatcctccttaCTACAAACTAATTGCTTTGCtaacccaagtttgtgtcttcttaatgatgattctggtctctgtataagcttaatacaaaagagaatgttgtttgctggttttatgGCTACGAAGAAGACAGTAATACAGAAcaggtttacaccgcacatgtgtggaaaaacatattggatccatagcctcctgaaaatagtgacttgtgaatgtacaacagcgcgAATTAATGGGGCCATGCCctctactattgatgcttggcaggttttttctttaacatactcAATTATAAAAAGGAAtgacttgtttgtttttttccccctccctctctctgattatatgtctgttgttttgtttgttttgaatgaatattatgttatgatgttgtgtgtgaaaatgaaaaaaaaaaagttgataacaaaaaaaaaagttaaaagtttaGTACTTTGGTGGATTGAAATTGAATTTGATAGCAGTGAGAGGGAAATTACCATGGGACGGAGAGAAGCTGAGAGCCTGGATCTCCCATGTTGTGATAGAGTGCTGTAAATGGATTTTGTGCCTGGAAGAAACACCTTGTGCAATTAGACCATTTTCTTAACACTGTTTCAGTGGAAATCCAATGGAAACCTTTTATATTGTAACATCTGtatgtgtattttattgtaaaattatatttaaattgtatttacaaaattattatattaaaagtgTATGCACATTTTCACTTAGACTTTAATATCTTATGCAcataaatatttacagtatatgttcCTACTATATAATTATAGAGAGAGACAACTTACTCACCTAACTTTTTCTTTCACATCAATCTGCTTAAACTCAAAGCTGGGAGGGAAATATTGGCGAATTGCTTGTATATCAAATTCAAAGAGTTCCTCGACTTCATTCGAATGAACAGCTGGATGGAGAATGGAGAATCATTTGTGGGAAAAAAGATGATTTCAAATGCACTGATTACTGACTTGTGCATGATAGCTTTTCGCTAAGATGTTTTACTCACTTCTGCCATGCCCTGTTCTCCGGTCCTCTTTCCTCTTTTTGTCTCTTAGCTTGGCTGCAAACTCACAGCACTCTTGGAAGGCTTCCACACAGTCTTTGCTTTCTGTTTTGCTTACTCGTTTTGCTCGTTCCTCGCAACTAAACTTCATAGGAATCAGGGTGAAGCCATGACGACAGCATTTCTGCAGTTCTGTTTTCTTAAATGCAGCCTCTACATGAGAAAAGTGATGAACAGTAGAATTTGACTGTAACTGGACATCTTCAAGAGCAAAACCAAGGCAAACCCTGGTGTAAGTTCTCAAGTCCAACATGCCTCCATATTGACAAATATAACATACAAAAGTACTGAGTGCACCTTTGAATGACCAAAACATAAGCTTTGAAAATTGATACAAAAGGTAAACAaatattcggtaacactttattttgatggtcccttttgaacattctgttgaaaCTAAGTAATGTTggaactacatgtcaacaaactctcatacgagtattagtagactgtctgcttcatatctactaactccttattgtgttggtctcccaacacatattctactgactataagtaactttgcaagaacgtgtcaacttaatcaaaccctaaccctaccagtcaactaatacactactaacactctaatgagagtcagtagaaatgtaggtgcaacattacttatagtcaatgtgttaaagggaccatcaaaataaagtgaaaccaaatatTCATACTGACAATACCATACCTTTTATAGCCATTTCTTCTTGAATAGAACGTTTGTTGCGTCTAAAACCAGACTCGCAGCTGAAACCTAGATGCACaatgaattgaaaaaaatattattttcatattgtagCAACTCTTTCATGTGTAGACAATAAGCACAGTAAAACCGGTCTGATTCTTTATAGAGCATCATTTGGCACCTTTTCTCATCATTGAACGGAATGAGGTTGAGTGGGAGATGAAGGTCAGGCCAGCATCATtaaaaacagcagctgtgttCTCTCCACCACCATACGAACACCCCAGATCATAAGACTGCATGGAGGCGAACACCTTCACAAAGGaaaattaaaaactgtaaaagaacTCAAGAGCATATCAAAAAGATTCAATACCCATGTTTTCTTATGTGTCTATTTGGTCTAAGCTTTTGACTGAAAAACACACCTGTTTTGGAGTGAGTTTGTTTTGAGCACCCAGGGCGTAAATGGCTTTGTCCACAACTAGTAAGGCCACTTTTGCATTCTTCTGCTCTCCTACGTCAATGTCAAGCTCAGCGGTATCATCTGGTTGATATTCTTGATTGCCATGCAGTTTTATCTCAAGCTAAATAGGAGACGGGACAGCAGAACTGTAAACATTTGGCATGCTTTTTtactatactgtataattttattgtaaacttacaaaaaaatgtgtaactgcttaacaatgcaaatgttttttgacATCTGTGTACCTTTCCCTCACACTTGTCCTCTACATCTACCCATACTGAGTCTGCAATGATGGCACCATTTGTGTCATAGTAATAGGCGATCACTCTGAAGGACGGGGTCATCTCTGGACGGATACGGATGAGTATTTTTACTGTAGAACCTGATGCAATAGAGCTTGCTGATCTCAGCATGCCTCTGCTGAGAATCTAAGAGACACACATTTTTTATCATGTCatgtttataaaacattacTACAAAACTCCCCCCCCCCAGTAAAAATTGCTTAAAAATTACTAGTATACAAGGCATAGATATTTTATCAGATGTAATAGAAATTCACTTTATAATTCTAATACATTACTTACCATATAATATATTTGTCCATCTTCTGGATTACCACTGACATGAAATGTAACATCCAGAGACTCTTCTGGTGACAGGACTTTATTAGTCATACTAATATACAGGAAGTTGTTTGTTGAGGATTTCATTGGGTGCACTTCTTTTGTTGACATGAAACCATCCACTGTTGCCTGTTGAAATTAATAGGTCAAAAATACGCAGCATATTTACAACACAGGACCTGTTTCACATTGCCCACACAATCATTGCATGctgtaatttaatatataatagaaaataagtgcacagaaaaaaacaggccTTGTATTGAAAGAGCTTTATTCTTAGGATGTATTAACCTGCACTGAAACAGAAGGTGGCGTTCCTTCCAAGTTGAAAATGTGAAATGCAACTCCCtctttattagttttaataacTACTGGCTTTTTTGTGGTGCTTGAGACATTTATGTTGACTTGAACACCTTCAGCTGGGGAACCATTTGGGTGACGAACTGTGACCTATAGTCAAAAACAGAAACCAACAGTATCGTAGcacaaaatcatcaaaaattatGATTATAAATTACTGCAAGCATTATACTCTATGACTGACAGTATCATTATGATTCATTGTATTGAGAATAGACATTTGACTGTAACAAATGGTGTCTTTACCACCGCTTGAAAGGGGAATTTAGGTGTGTAGAACGATCTTGTCTGAGACAAATCCACATTGTACCGGCTCAAAACAATGGGAAGGAAAGCTTCTGATTCCTGTACTTCACCACCTGAGAGGCACACAGTAATTTTAGCTCAAGAAGTAACTTATCAACTAATAAATGATGTAAATTTTGACTAGCTAATCTTGGTTGCATTTTTGACCTTTAAAGTTCAATGaacttgattttaaaatatgattactTAAAATATCCGTGACTGTGACAGCAATATAGAATTGGGCCCGAGTCGCTACCAATTCTTCTAATGTGGAGTTCAGTTTTTGACTGAGGTCTGAAATGTTAACTGTAATCTCGGCATGGCCTTCTTTCACCTAAAAAAGGGGGGAAGACACAATGAGAGAATATTATGTGATCTATGAGTATTGTAATCTGTTAGTGTACTTATTCGTCTTGGATATTAAAGAGGTGACGGTTTCTACTCACAGATCCAGTTTTCTCCAGTCCCTTGATGAATTTGATTTCTCCAGCATTATTCTCTGACTCGTCCTTTTTCATGCCAAACCGACAGTGGAAACCACCATCAATGGTCTTGCCATATGTGTATctttcaaatgattaaaaaataaataaaaaaaatcagtctacTGTctcaaattttgtaattttatattaaatcatttaaaggaatagttcacctcaaaatacaggtttggaatagcataagtgtaaataatgtcagaattcttcttttggggtgaactatccctttaagaccatTATTTGATCTGAATGTGAACTTACGAGGCTTTAATGGTGAATGTAAATGTCTCATCATTCATCAAAAGAAAAGCTGTCTCTGAATGAATAGAAACCCCAAAGCTGGGAAGAACtgacaaaaatgcattgtatttgAGTTAGATGCAATGCAATATCTGTAAATAAAGAGATATTTCTTTTTATAgatatttataatttgtttatacCTATTTATAATAGCAAGAAAACATGTGAATGTTCATATCTAACTGTTTAATTACGCTTACCAAACTTCTGGACCTTGAATTCACGCA is drawn from Onychostoma macrolepis isolate SWU-2019 chromosome 16, ASM1243209v1, whole genome shotgun sequence and contains these coding sequences:
- the c4b gene encoding complement C4-B isoform X1, which produces MEVRKHTLLYLLLCMCSAVQGENRKRFLITAPSVFHVGVKEPVWIQVGEALFGKPISCKLETEMRVPMSAQETKTITKKGQFEAMNLEIFKNKVSDLKSINGEPPYLNLACEVDGQKQQTRVLVSKHSGYIFIQTNQPMYNPKKRVFFRIFTLDHSMRPKSEIIYVYIYNADGNKIMKSSRMALDGFLSLDFYIPDISKPGVWKITAHYKGDEKNAAVREFKVQKFVLPSFGVSIHSETAFLLMNDETFTFTIKASYTYGKTIDGGFHCRFGMKKDESENNAGEIKFIKGLEKTGSVKEGHAEITVNISDLSQKLNSTLEELVATRAQFYIAVTVTDILSGEVQESEAFLPIVLSRYNVDLSQTRSFYTPKFPFQAVVTVRHPNGSPAEGVQVNINVSSTTKKPVVIKTNKEGVAFHIFNLEGTPPSVSVQATVDGFMSTKEVHPMKSSTNNFLYISMTNKVLSPEESLDVTFHVSGNPEDGQIYYMILSRGMLRSASSIASGSTVKILIRIRPEMTPSFRVIAYYYDTNGAIIADSVWVDVEDKCEGKLEIKLHGNQEYQPDDTAELDIDVGEQKNAKVALLVVDKAIYALGAQNKLTPKQVFASMQSYDLGCSYGGGENTAAVFNDAGLTFISHSTSFRSMMRKGFSCESGFRRNKRSIQEEMAIKEAAFKKTELQKCCRHGFTLIPMKFSCEERAKRVSKTESKDCVEAFQECCEFAAKLRDKKRKEDRRTGHGRTVHSNEVEELFEFDIQAIRQYFPPSFEFKQIDVKEKVRHKIHLQHSITTWEIQALSFSPSHGFCVADPLDLTVFKSLFISLRLPYSVKRFEQLSIVAVIFNYGKMQRKLIVEMKQVDGLCSPGSASSSSAVRISLEPQSSETVTFPAVPMKIGEIPIIIELYEVEEDEEEENMRVDAIQKMLLVKNEGMEMREEMTYFINMDGRSGQRLFINGFFPNNTVPETDVNLFVKLEEEEFAHSSAVPLLSSSKVENLIRAPKGCGEQTMIFMSPTALSIRYLDKSQHWLKLEPGSRDKALGFIEQAYERILMFKKPDGSYGAWLNYPTSTWLTALVVKVLSLVAERQIETLEQQGTTEKIISQEDIRDAVTYLIKTQSSDGSFTDANPVIHREMQGGIGGAEQDASLTAFITIALKRSLPFLDKEEEDVKKSISRATDFLLKRVNDLERPYALAITAYCLSVCLTDRTQSLSAWGKLRSLAKTAGECLVWQDDENLRLLKEAKTYRVPTGVALTVETTAYALLTALAHNDLPTAHSAACFLSSQENYDGGFKSTQDTIMALEALSEYALSIPEAPFTAINAQFTVQGRSEMEKLILDKNENKVEKELKRLVGNEIDVNLSGEGKVKLKVAKAYYALKEDSNCADLSIKVTVEGKVEYTRDVQENYNYYEDYEQDEERKEEEDLPRSAIEWFDARSRQKRDTTQNTQDEIVYEVCVSHTQGRNLSGMAIADITLLSGFDAISTDLEKLKDLVDRYISHYELTRGRVLLYFNEIDEDEACIAFGAKQSMAIGLVQPAPATFYDYYEPDRRCSVLYSAPKRSKAVSVLCADDVCQCAERGCFTEKKTIDMKITKKERFEYACFHTNIDYAFEVIVDSVTEESNFMLYSATVTVVLRYLGDVSVSADSTRVFAKRKHCKVELKEGKTYLIMGNDGPTKDSTGNMQYLLDSKTWVEEKLSPSTCRASVNKSFCKELKDFVKEYQVNGCNM
- the c4b gene encoding complement C4-B isoform X2, with protein sequence MNDETFTFTIKASYTYGKTIDGGFHCRFGMKKDESENNAGEIKFIKGLEKTGSVKEGHAEITVNISDLSQKLNSTLEELVATRAQFYIAVTVTDILSGEVQESEAFLPIVLSRYNVDLSQTRSFYTPKFPFQAVVTVRHPNGSPAEGVQVNINVSSTTKKPVVIKTNKEGVAFHIFNLEGTPPSVSVQATVDGFMSTKEVHPMKSSTNNFLYISMTNKVLSPEESLDVTFHVSGNPEDGQIYYMILSRGMLRSASSIASGSTVKILIRIRPEMTPSFRVIAYYYDTNGAIIADSVWVDVEDKCEGKLEIKLHGNQEYQPDDTAELDIDVGEQKNAKVALLVVDKAIYALGAQNKLTPKQVFASMQSYDLGCSYGGGENTAAVFNDAGLTFISHSTSFRSMMRKGFSCESGFRRNKRSIQEEMAIKEAAFKKTELQKCCRHGFTLIPMKFSCEERAKRVSKTESKDCVEAFQECCEFAAKLRDKKRKEDRRTGHGRTVHSNEVEELFEFDIQAIRQYFPPSFEFKQIDVKEKVRHKIHLQHSITTWEIQALSFSPSHGFCVADPLDLTVFKSLFISLRLPYSVKRFEQLSIVAVIFNYGKMQRKLIVEMKQVDGLCSPGSASSSSAVRISLEPQSSETVTFPAVPMKIGEIPIIIELYEVEEDEEEENMRVDAIQKMLLVKNEGMEMREEMTYFINMDGRSGQRLFINGFFPNNTVPETDVNLFVKLEEEEFAHSSAVPLLSSSKVENLIRAPKGCGEQTMIFMSPTALSIRYLDKSQHWLKLEPGSRDKALGFIEQAYERILMFKKPDGSYGAWLNYPTSTWLTALVVKVLSLVAERQIETLEQQGTTEKIISQEDIRDAVTYLIKTQSSDGSFTDANPVIHREMQGGIGGAEQDASLTAFITIALKRSLPFLDKEEEDVKKSISRATDFLLKRVNDLERPYALAITAYCLSVCLTDRTQSLSAWGKLRSLAKTAGECLVWQDDENLRLLKEAKTYRVPTGVALTVETTAYALLTALAHNDLPTAHSAACFLSSQENYDGGFKSTQDTIMALEALSEYALSIPEAPFTAINAQFTVQGRSEMEKLILDKNENKVEKELKRLVGNEIDVNLSGEGKVKLKVAKAYYALKEDSNCADLSIKVTVEGKVEYTRDVQENYNYYEDYEQDEERKEEEDLPRSAIEWFDARSRQKRDTTQNTQDEIVYEVCVSHTQGRNLSGMAIADITLLSGFDAISTDLEKLKDLVDRYISHYELTRGRVLLYFNEIDEDEACIAFGAKQSMAIGLVQPAPATFYDYYEPDRRCSVLYSAPKRSKAVSVLCADDVCQCAERGCFTEKKTIDMKITKKERFEYACFHTNIDYAFEVIVDSVTEESNFMLYSATVTVVLRYLGDVSVSADSTRVFAKRKHCKVELKEGKTYLIMGNDGPTKDSTGNMQYLLDSKTWVEEKLSPSTCRASVNKSFCKELKDFVKEYQVNGCNM